A portion of the Gammaproteobacteria bacterium genome contains these proteins:
- a CDS encoding conserved exported hypothetical protein (Evidence 4 : Unknown function but conserved in other organisms), translating into MNIQLRKPNLLALSVLGSALLTTGCVTAPTSLYQWEGYQPQIYEYFKGQGKGPEAQISTLEEGLQKIRATGRMPPPGYHAHLGLLYSQIGKEDQVVQEFHTEQELYPEAAAYMNFLLSKKIAK; encoded by the coding sequence ATGAATATTCAACTACGTAAACCAAACCTCTTGGCGCTTTCCGTCTTGGGAAGCGCCTTACTTACCACCGGTTGTGTTACCGCCCCCACCTCGTTGTATCAATGGGAAGGATATCAACCGCAGATTTACGAATACTTCAAGGGACAAGGCAAGGGACCCGAGGCACAGATCAGCACACTGGAAGAGGGTCTGCAAAAGATCCGCGCTACCGGAAGGATGCCACCACCGGGATATCACGCCCATCTGGGGTTACTCTATTCTCAAATCGGCAAGGAAGATCAAGTGGTACAAGAGTTTCATACCGAGCAGGAACTGTATCCTGAAGCCGCAGCCTATATGAACTTCTTGTTGTCGAAGAAAATCGCAAAGTGA
- a CDS encoding putative lipoprotein NMB1126/NMB1164 (Evidence 3 : Putative function from multiple computational evidences): MKQNRIMPMLVATTLVFTLGGCATETSQSLPVQKVETASKPYTGSRTLIAIGKFDNRSSYMRGIFSDGVDRLGSQAKTILTTHLQQTNRFNVLDRDNMKEINQEASIGNKAQKLKGADYVVTGDVTEFGRKEVGDHQLYGILGRGKSQIAYAKVNLNIVNTSTSEVVFSSQGAGEYALSNREVIGFGGTASYDSTLNGKVLDLAIREAVNNLAAGIDSGAWQPNSR, translated from the coding sequence ATGAAACAAAACAGAATTATGCCCATGTTGGTTGCTACGACGTTGGTGTTTACCCTAGGGGGTTGTGCCACGGAAACCTCGCAATCATTGCCCGTTCAAAAAGTGGAAACCGCCTCTAAACCCTATACCGGCTCACGTACCCTGATCGCTATTGGAAAGTTCGACAACCGCTCTAGCTACATGCGCGGTATTTTCTCAGATGGTGTCGATCGTTTGGGGAGTCAGGCCAAGACGATTCTGACCACGCACCTGCAACAAACCAATCGCTTTAATGTTCTTGACCGGGACAATATGAAGGAGATCAACCAGGAGGCCAGTATCGGCAATAAGGCCCAAAAGCTAAAAGGGGCCGATTATGTTGTGACCGGAGACGTAACTGAGTTTGGCCGTAAAGAGGTGGGTGATCATCAGCTCTATGGGATCTTGGGACGCGGTAAATCGCAGATTGCCTACGCCAAGGTCAATCTGAATATCGTCAATACTTCTACCTCTGAGGTAGTTTTCTCCAGCCAAGGTGCCGGAGAATACGCACTATCGAACCGTGAGGTGATCGGTTTTGGTGGCACGGCCAGTTATGATTCTACGCTCAATGGGAAAGTGCTTGACCTGGCGATTCGTGAGGCCGTGAATAATCTTGCTGCGGGGATTGACAGTGGCGCATGGCAACCAAATAGCAGATAA
- the ftsY gene encoding Signal recognition particle receptor FtsY, which produces MFGFGKNKKDPALKEKDPIPSSGGMIGKLKERLARTRANLTEGLARLFAGRRAVSEEILEEVEERLLLADVGIEATTAILTDLRNRMKRQSLVDTEALYQALRENMLAILAPCSERLVISDTVRPFVILMVGVNGSGKTTTIGKLAFRMGQQGHSMLLAAGDTFRAAAVEQLKVWGERNDIPVIAQSRTADSASVIYDAFHAAQSRHLDLVIADTAGRLHTKSGLMEELKKVKRVLAKLDPTAPHEVLLVLDATTGQNALVQAAQFHQAIGVTGIVLTKLDGTAKGGILFAIAQRLRLPIRFIGVGEGLEDLREFDASELVDALLGPEVSSA; this is translated from the coding sequence ATGTTTGGTTTTGGGAAAAACAAGAAAGACCCGGCCCTGAAAGAAAAGGATCCGATCCCGTCCAGTGGTGGCATGATCGGTAAGCTAAAAGAGCGGCTTGCCCGTACTCGGGCCAATCTCACCGAGGGTTTAGCTCGTCTCTTTGCAGGACGCCGCGCCGTCAGTGAGGAGATCCTAGAAGAGGTAGAAGAACGATTATTGTTGGCGGATGTTGGCATCGAGGCGACAACAGCGATCCTCACCGACCTACGTAATCGAATGAAGCGTCAGTCGTTGGTGGATACCGAGGCACTCTACCAAGCCCTACGAGAAAATATGCTCGCCATCCTCGCACCGTGCAGCGAGAGATTGGTTATTTCTGATACGGTGCGTCCGTTTGTTATTCTCATGGTGGGGGTCAACGGTTCTGGCAAGACCACAACCATTGGTAAACTTGCCTTTCGTATGGGTCAGCAGGGACACAGCATGTTATTGGCCGCTGGTGATACCTTCCGCGCCGCCGCCGTAGAACAACTTAAAGTCTGGGGAGAGCGTAACGACATCCCGGTAATTGCCCAGAGTCGAACGGCAGATTCCGCCTCGGTCATCTACGATGCCTTTCATGCGGCTCAATCACGTCACTTGGATTTGGTAATCGCGGACACAGCGGGGCGCCTTCATACCAAGTCCGGCCTTATGGAAGAACTTAAAAAAGTGAAGCGGGTATTGGCCAAACTCGACCCCACGGCCCCTCACGAGGTATTGTTGGTTCTTGACGCCACTACCGGCCAGAACGCTTTGGTCCAAGCCGCGCAGTTCCATCAGGCGATTGGCGTTACGGGTATCGTTCTTACCAAGCTGGACGGTACCGCCAAAGGCGGTATCCTCTTCGCCATTGCACAACGGCTGCGTCTCCCTATTCGTTTTATCGGGGTCGGTGAAGGCTTAGAAGACCTTCGAGAGTTTGACGCTAGTGAATTAGTGGATGCCCTCCTTGGTCCTGAGGTGAGCAGTGCTTGA